The following proteins come from a genomic window of Miscanthus floridulus cultivar M001 chromosome 2, ASM1932011v1, whole genome shotgun sequence:
- the LOC136536028 gene encoding uncharacterized mitochondrial protein AtMg00860-like — protein sequence MNDALRPYLRRFMLVFFDDILIYNSSWVAHLQHVNTVLKALRAHHLHLKRSKCSFGVKSMAYLGHVISEGGVAMDVDKVAAVAAWLTPRSARGLHGFLGLAGYYRKFIRDFGLIAAPLTRLLRRDAFAWDDDAVAAFEALKSALTT from the coding sequence ATGAACGATGCTCTCCGACCCTACCTACGGAGGTTCATGCTGGTATtttttgatgatatcttgatctacAACTCGTCGTGGGTTGCGCATCTGCAGCACGTCAACACCGTCCTCAAGGCACTGCGGGCACATCATCTTCACCTGAAGCGCTCCAAGTGCTCATTTGGGGTGAAATCGATGGCCTATCTGGGCCATGTGATCTCCGAGGGCGGCGTCGCCATGGACGTCGACAAGGTCGCCGCCGTTGCTGCATGGCTGACTCCACGCTCTGCTCGGGGTCTCCACGGCTTCTTGGGCCTCGCGGGCTACTACCGAAAGTTCATCCGGGACTTCGGCCTCATCGCAGCACCGCTCACGCGTCTCTTACGGCGAGACGCGTTTGCATGGGACGACGACGCAGTAGCAGCATTCGAGGCGCTCAAGAGCGCCTTGACCACATGA
- the LOC136536029 gene encoding uncharacterized protein translates to MCPRLFYLESSDYIDEGLGDVAAMDDVANPEAPDAEEPAATNALVVSLHALAGICTDNTMLLPVMVKGERLLALLDTGSTHNFLHGTTMRHLGLAPTGSEQLRVTVANGDRLPSEGIAHHVPIRIGSESFSITCVGLDLGCFDFILGVDYLRTLGPILWDFEAMMLSFWHEGRRVLWQGVRTTDAVVPQQHLAALSTDAQQPLMDLLLQQQSAVFDEPTGLPPVRPYDHCIHLLPGTTPIIVRLYRYPQL, encoded by the coding sequence ATGTGCCCACGGCTCTTCTACCTCGAGTCGAGCGACTACATCGACGAGGGGCTGGGGGATGTCGCGGCGATGGATGACGTCGCCAACCCCGAGGCTCCGGACGCCGAGGAGCCTGCGGCCACTAATGCTCTTGTGGTCTCTCTACATGCACTTGCAGGGATCTGCACGGACAATACGATGCTCCTTCCGGTGATGGTTAAAGGGGAGCGGCTGTTGGCGCTACTCGACACCGGCTCCACGCACAACTTCCTCCATGGCACGACAATGCGCCACCTAGGGCTCGCCCCGACGGGCAGTGAGCAGCTCCGTGTCACCGTGGCCAACGGCGACCGGCTACCTTCCGAGGGCATTGCTCACCATGTGCCCATCCGCATCGGCTCGGAGTCCTTTTCCATCACGTGCGTCGGTTTGGACTTGGGCTGTTTCGacttcatcctcggcgtcgactacCTACGGACCTTGGGTCCCATCTTGTGGGACTTCGAGGCCATGATGCTGTCCTTCTGGCACGAGGGCAGACGCGTCCTTTGGCAGGGTGTGCGTACCACCGACGCGGTGGTCCCACAGCAGCACCTTGCTGCACTCTCCACCGACGCCCAGCAGCCGCTGATGGACTTGCTACTGCAGCAGCAGAGCGCCGTCTTCGACGAGCCCACAGGGCTCCCACCGGTGCGCCCGTATGACCACTGCATTCACTTGCTGCCCGGCACCACTCCTATCATCGTGCGCCTGTACCGCTACCCCCAGCTGTAG
- the LOC136537789 gene encoding uncharacterized protein: MDKKKAADDTEPGPAPSRAVDRFGFIKPEQSNSPDGIPKGKSIHEREREERRIRKWRKMIGVGGSDWKHYVRRNPHVVKRRIRKGIPDCLRGLVWQLISGSRDLLLMNPGVYETLVIYETSASELEIIRDISRTFPSHIFFQQRHGPGQRSLYNILKAYSVYDRDVGYVQGMGFIAGLLLLYMSEEDAFWLLVALLKGAVHAPMEGLYQAGLPLVQQYLSQFEKLVMELMPKLGQHFVEEMINPSMYASQWFITVFTYSFPFHLTLRVWDVFLYEGIKVVFQVGLALLRFCHDDLVKLPFEKLLYSLRNFPEEATDPDILLPLAFSFKVSTRLEELQKEYQNPGAGTSETSSSKRLQPLISKTMSRAGSRVVSNLTADRK; the protein is encoded by the exons ATGGATAAGAAGAAAGCAGCCGATGACACTGAACCAGGACCAGCTCCTTCTCGTGCTGTTGACAGATTTGGTTTTATAAAGCCAGAACAAAGCAACTCACCTGATGGAATTCCAAAAGGCAAATCTATACATGAACGTGAAAG GGAGGAAAGAAGGATAAGAAAATGGAGGAAGATGATAGGTGTTGGTGGTAGTGACTGGAAGCATTATGTTAGAAGGAACCCTCATGTGGTTAAAAGGCGAATAAGGAAAGGAATTCCTGATTGTCTCAGAGGACTTGTTTGGCAGTTGATTTCAGGCAGTCGGGACCTCTTACTAATGAACCCAGGGGTTTATGAG ACACTGGTGATATATGAGACATCGGCCTCTGAATTGGAAATTATTCGTGACATATCACGCACATTTCCATCTCATATATTCTTCCAACAAAGGCATGGTCCAGGCCAAAGATCCTTGTATAACATTTTGAAAGCATATTCTGTCTATGACAGGGATGTTGGATATGTGCAG GGAATGGGATTTATAGCTGGGCTGCTGCTTCTTTATATGAGTGAGGAGGATGCATTCTGGTTATTAGTCGCATTGCTGAAGGGAGCTGTCCATGCACCAATGGAAGGCTTGTATCAG GCTGGTTTGCCGCTCGTGCAGCAATATCTGTCTCAGTTTGAGAAATTAGTTATGGAGCTCATGCCAAAATTGGGACAACACTTTGTTGAAGAAATGATAAACCCAAGCATGTATGCAAGCCAATGGTTTATCACAGTTTTCACATATTCCTTCCCATTTCATCTAACTCTTAGAGTTTGGGATGTGTTTCTTTATGAG GGTATTAAGGTTGTATTCCAAGTTGGATTGGCTCTATTGAGATTCTGTCATGATGATTTG GTCAAATTACCTTTTGAGAAACTGCTATATTCCTTGAGAAATTTCCCTGAGGAGGCAACAGATCCAGATATATTATTGCCACTTGCCTTCTCATTTAAG GTATCGACTCGTCTTGAGGAGCTTCAGAAGGAGTATCAGAATCCAGGGGCAGGCACCAGTGAAACTTCAAGTAGCAAGCGGCTTCAGCCCCTCATATCGAAAACGATGAGCAGGGCTGGTAGCCGTGTGGTGTCAAACTTAACTGCTGACAGAAAATGA